In Acidobacteriota bacterium, a single genomic region encodes these proteins:
- a CDS encoding tail fiber protein, with the protein MEAFIGQITPFAGNFAPRGWAFCDGALISVNSNPSLFAIIGTIYGGDGVNNFALPDLRSRAVLGAGNGPGLPATKPGLQQTVMQGTGQEAQFGTLGMNYIICLEGVFPTRN; encoded by the coding sequence ATGGAAGCTTTTATCGGTCAGATCACCCCGTTCGCCGGCAATTTCGCGCCCCGAGGGTGGGCCTTTTGCGACGGTGCCCTGATCTCCGTCAATAGCAATCCTTCGCTCTTCGCGATCATCGGGACGATCTATGGCGGCGACGGTGTCAACAATTTCGCGCTTCCGGATCTGCGCAGCCGGGCGGTGTTGGGGGCGGGTAACGGTCCTGGGTTGCCGGCGACCAAGCCCGGCCTGCAGCAGACGGTGATGCAGGGCACCGGCCAGGAGGCGCAGTTCGGCACTCTGGGCATGAACTACATCATCTGCCTCGAAGGCGTGTTTCCGACCCGCAACTGA